In Corvus moneduloides isolate bCorMon1 chromosome 6, bCorMon1.pri, whole genome shotgun sequence, the sequence ATGCAAAAACCCAGAATGCCTCCAACAGAATGTCAAATAAAGGTGTCCCCACGAGGGAGAAGTCAGGCTCTCAATTTGCACTGCAAGGGCCTTTCCATCTCTTCAAACAGAAATGGCTAAAGTGGAGCAAAACAGGTAAAACAAGGTTACTCCACTCAAAACATACTAATCACAGTTGAGAAGACTGGGAAGCATGAGAGGCAGGCTTTGCTTCAGGAATTCAAGGCAAAGAATTTGAGAAACAGACCATTAGCTGTGCCACAAGGatttcattttttgtgtgtgtcaaATCTATTCCTTTTATCCTACAGCCTGAAATCAGCCACTcaaatcagcattttcctgaGGCAAAGGCAACCATAGTTTTCTCTTAGGCATAGTTGGTTTGCCAGatgaaaagtcttttttttatgAAACATAGCAAAATCAGTAAAAGAAAACTACTTAGAGAGGCTGTTCAGTAGCACTTTACTTCACTCCTACAGCACAAACAATACTAAGCCTTTGCAGtgatttgaaaggaaaatgaggagtGAGCTGGTTTATGGAGAGGTACCCCTGAGCGTCGACCATTTTCAGACCACTTTGTGAGCTATTTCTGAGTGGGTATTCAGGACAACATAAAGTTTATGGTACAGATGATCAACTCATTCAGGTAAGTTGCTTTCCAAGAAAGACCTTTCAGTGGAGGTACTGGAACATTAACTATTGAGAAAAGCTTTTCTACTCCAACCCTGGTGTGCTATTGCTCTTTCTATCAAAGTTACCACAGAAAGATTAAAACCATTCAAGCTGTCAGTAAGCACAAATTGtgatagcttaaaaaaaacttAACCAGAATTAGCACattgttttatttggaaaagcCTTCATGCCTGGCTGGTTTTCCTAGTTAGctcacaaagaaaatgttgtgTGTGTCCAGAATGGATTCACACTCACCTGAAAGCACAGAAGGAGCAACTGATTTCTATTCTGATCCCACAAAAGTGTGTCCTAACATGACCAACATGTGGAGAGAATATTCTGAATCCTGTATCACATCAGGAACACCAGGTAAGAGCATAGAGTGGTCCCTTCCAGACAGGCATATCACAGctagggaaaaggagaaagctgactcaaaataatctaaaaagctttaaaatataaatgtttatttagcTACAATATTTAAAAGTCCAGTATAAAGATATAAAACATAGAAATTCCATAACTAATTCACATGCTAAAAGGATTAGCTGTAAGGAGAAGACTTCATGAAATTCATGGACATTTTAGCCACAAGGGTTATTTCATCAAGTTTCAGACTTGAAATATTGAACAACCATTGCAGAGAACTTGCTCTCCCACAACACCATAactaggggggaaaaaaaaaacaaaagcagaagaaacaaagtCAGTGTGCCTACTGTTTCTGGAACATAACAATGGCATACTCTTCCATTATCAACTGCAACCATGGGACTCCCACACAGCACACTCAGCATTTGTGTCACAGAATTGTTAACTATGAGGGCAAAAAATTAAGATTATTCCTAGGGAGTGCATGCATTCAGCACTGACCAGCATGCTATACTGCAGgtgggaaagcaggagaaatttTTATCTCCTACAGCATTTAAATACGAAGTTAAACTAGACTTGCACTAAGGTTGATAAGACTGCTTCAAACAGGCATCTTGGTTCACATGTTTCAGACAGTTTCACTGCTGCTAAAGCATGGGAAGAGTTTAAGTTCTTTACATGCATGAGCTAGATAtctgctgcatccagcttttAGGGTACGTGCAATTAAAATAAGCTTCAAAACTCGAGAAGCACTTACTCAACAGTGGAGCACAAGGAGCAGGTAACCGTgttacagcagctgcagagcctgctgcagctctggcagacGAACCGGTCACACTGCGCACACGCGTCCTTCACATCGGCCGTCCTCACACACGACGAGCAGGCTCTGGACGCTCCCACGGGCGGAACTGCTCGGCAAAGACACGGCAAAGAATGGATGAGCTTTACagcaaggcagagaaagcagctgggaGTCCCAGGAGCTGCGGAGCGCGGCGCGTCCGCGCACAGCTACAGGCGGCAGCACTTCGCAGGACGCTCGGGCAGGcaaggggacagggagcagcgCCTCTTGGAACTTTCTTGGATCtttctctgctcagcagcaagAGGCTAAGGGATTTTAAAGCAGAACATACACGCGGCAGTTCGGAAATCCGTCAGCTCAAATCTAACACTTCCTTTAAGTAAGGTCAATAAAGAAGAACTACTCAGCACACAACTACTCATGGTAGTACAGACCGCCTTGTGAGGGAAAGCCAAGGGGAAGCACTGgtctctgtggtgaccagggacaggaaccgagggaatggcctgaagttgtgtcaggggaggtttaggttggatattaggaaaaggttcttcacccgGACGGTAGTCGGGCACTGCAACAGGatccccagggaagtgctcaCGGCCCCAACCCTGCCAGAGCTTAAGAATCATTCCGACAGCGCTCTCAGGCTCATGGTGGAAACGTCGTGGGTGTCCTGGGCGGGACAGGAGTTACCCTTccatgggtcccttccagctcggGGTTTGCGCGGTTCCGTGACACACCTCGGACACTCACCCCTGTCCGCGGGCCGCCGCTGCAGTTTCCCGTCGTGGCCGATGAGGAGCTGCCCGCTCCAGCCGGGCCCCTCGCCCTGCGCCTCCCCGGCCGGCTCCGGCTCTGCCGGGCGGGCAGCGGCCGCTGCGCCCTCCATGTACGCCTGGGCACCCCTGAAGAGCAGCCGCCGGGTCCTCTCTGCGGcgggagaggagagcagagtgAGGGGCGGGCTCCCCACGGCCGCGGGCCGGCGGCCACATcccccggcggggcggccggCCCGGCGCTCCCCCCTCCGCCCCCCGCTCACCGAACACCTCCCGCCGGTAGTCCTCGCCCCGCACGCCGCGGCTCAGCTCCCGCAGCCCCACGCGGGTCTTCAGCTGGAGCGGGGCCGCGTCCCCGAAGGGGCAAGAGCGCTTCGGCATGGccgggccgccccgccccgcgccgcgtCACGGTCGCGCCACCGCCTCCCTCACATCCCGGCCCGGGCGCTCGGGAACGGCGGCCTCTCCGCTCTTTCCGCAGGGA encodes:
- the SIVA1 gene encoding apoptosis regulatory protein Siva isoform X2 encodes the protein MPKRSCPFGDAAPLQLKTRVGLRELSRGVRGEDYRREVFERTRRLLFRGAQAYMEGAAAAARPAEPEPAGEAQGEGPGWSGQLLIGHDGKLQRRPADRVPPVGASRACSSCVRTADVKDACAQCDRFVCQSCSRLCSCCNTVTCSLCSTVDYGVVGEQVLCNGCSIFQV
- the SIVA1 gene encoding apoptosis regulatory protein Siva isoform X1, which produces MPKRSCPFGDAAPLQLKTRVGLRELSRGVRGEDYRREVFERTRRLLFRGAQAYMEGAAAAARPAEPEPAGEAQGEGPGWSGQLLIGHDGKLQRRPADRVPPVGASRACSSCVRTADVKDACAQCDRFVCQSCSRLCSCCNTVTCSLCSTVEFLISPTGKMWKVSPQFTNFLVKYIWKTLTFKLMLFHVC